A genome region from Bdellovibrionota bacterium includes the following:
- a CDS encoding rhomboid family intramembrane serine protease encodes MRNAGYGGGQPTVMPLTKVVKYLIIANVAIWLVLQVIVEGYIFPSLDLSLYFGLVPQNIFLNFFVWEFASYMFLHDVSNPMHLVFNMFTLWMIGGELEQKWGSKGFLKYYLASGVGAAIIYFIGVVGYYAITGHITPLQIPVIGASGAIFGLLLAYGILFGERQMLFMFIFPIKAKWFVTIIGVIELSMLMSRGIAGGQAANLAHLGGIVAGFLYLTIWANREKRNKGSGGDGGGKKKSNLKLIVNNDKPKYWN; translated from the coding sequence ATGAGAAATGCAGGCTATGGTGGTGGACAGCCGACAGTCATGCCCCTCACAAAAGTTGTGAAGTACCTCATTATTGCAAACGTTGCTATTTGGTTGGTTCTTCAGGTCATTGTTGAAGGATATATTTTTCCATCACTCGATTTATCCCTTTATTTTGGATTGGTTCCGCAAAATATTTTCTTGAACTTCTTTGTTTGGGAATTTGCTTCTTACATGTTCCTACATGATGTTTCTAATCCCATGCACTTGGTGTTCAACATGTTCACCCTATGGATGATCGGAGGAGAGCTAGAGCAAAAGTGGGGATCGAAGGGTTTTCTTAAATACTACTTAGCCTCTGGTGTTGGCGCTGCAATCATCTATTTCATCGGCGTTGTGGGTTACTATGCTATTACAGGTCACATCACTCCGCTTCAAATTCCGGTCATTGGAGCTTCAGGTGCTATCTTTGGATTGCTACTGGCTTATGGTATTTTATTTGGTGAAAGACAGATGCTTTTCATGTTTATCTTTCCCATAAAGGCCAAGTGGTTCGTGACCATTATTGGTGTTATTGAGCTCTCAATGCTCATGAGTCGCGGCATTGCTGGCGGTCAAGCTGCAAACCTTGCTCATCTGGGCGGAATCGTTGCTGGCTTCTTATACCTCACCATTTGGGCTAATCGCGAAAAACGCAACAAAGGCAGCGGCGGTGATGGCGGCGGAAAAAAGAAGTCCAACCTAAAACTCATCGTCAACAACGACAAACCCAAATACTGGAACTAA